From the genome of Candidatus Nealsonbacteria bacterium:
GGGAAATAATTAAAAATTAAAAATTTTTTGCCCCTGTCGTTCAATGGATAGGACAAGGGTTTCCTAAACCTTAAATATAGGTTCGACTCCTATCGGGGGCATACGGGCCCGTGGTATAGCGGTAACACGCGACTATGGCATAGTTGAGTCCGGGGTTCGATTCCCCGCGGGTCCACCAAAGTTTATTTATAGCGTGATTTACCTCGCTCGGGGCTTCGCGCCTCGCTTCGGCGGGCATTTCGGCAAGATAATTCCACGGATTTTTGAAATCAATCGCCAATTTTCCACGGGCAAGGCAGCGGTTCATCCCGCAACTGCGGAATATTGCGGCAAAGCCGCAATGAGCCGATGGTTTTCTTTCGCCTCCCGCCGACGCCAAGGCTTTGGCGGGCAGGTCAGCGAAATACAAAATGAGATTTTTAGCTTGGTTAGCTTCAATTATCCAATTCCGGACGAGTTAGAGCGCACTATTGCCTTTTCGCTCAAAATCTTTCAATTTTTCAGAAATCTCAATTTTTTGGTTGAGAATTTTTTGTTTTATTGCTAAAATTGAAGCAGGCGGAAATAAAAATCCGACTATTGAAACATTATCAAAAATCGCCAAAGCACTAGGCGTAGCGGTTGACGATTTAATTAAATAAACTATGCCAATTTTCAAAATTGACAAAATTAAAGCATCCCAAATTACCCTTAAAGAAAATGGTTTCGGTAGAGAGGAGGAACTTCGGGATTTTTTTGCCGAAAATTTAGACGAAATTTTAGGAGTAAGGTTTATAGAAAAAGAATATCCAATAAATTATGGCGGAATTGATTACAGAATTGACACACTAGGAATTGATGAAAATAATACTCCCGTGATTATTGAGTATAAATGGAAAGAAAATGAGGAAATATTTTCGCAGGGTAAATGTTATTTCAATTGGCTAGTAAAAAATAAACCTCATTTTGAATTACTTGTTGATAAAAAACTTGGAGTAAAAACAAAGGTTAATT
Proteins encoded in this window:
- a CDS encoding helix-turn-helix domain-containing protein, whose protein sequence is MRIFCFIAKIEAGGNKNPTIETLSKIAKALGVAVDDLIK